From Triticum urartu cultivar G1812 chromosome 2, Tu2.1, whole genome shotgun sequence, a single genomic window includes:
- the LOC125537692 gene encoding poly(A) polymerase I — MALRSPELRFAASTGLGALSRPSRLAPSPLAALASPRRRRRGPSPSPSPSPSDSNPSTASAGDADGPEWKKVSAKRFGYKESMIPDEAWNVLHQLRSRGYDVYLVGGCVRDLIMKKIPKDFDIITTADLRQVKDTFVGSAVIVGRRFPIVHVHDNNSIVEVSSFNTYVRGSTGNQMPTSKSPHCSKNDYLRWKNCQGRDFTINGLMFNPYSEKIYDYLGGIEDIKKAKVRTVIPAATSFHEDCARILRAIRIAARLGFSFPKETAYYVRNLACSVARLDKGRLLMEVNYMLAYGSAEASLRLLWRFGLLEHLLPFQAAYFSSTLFKRKDNGTNMLLVLFSKLDSFLAPNRPCHNSLWISILAFHEALVRKPRDPLVVATFALAVYLGGDLPLAVDIGQSINRQHDAGFAELLEPRMRGKKGLLAEVKDLAISMRQALTEMTDEYYVANAMAKIPQAPSSDLVFIPLQAYLKVLKLIERVQHGKKEIGYEPKSDGNIDYHNLANGTPAEVRNLFTLVVFDTIYPPNLEKEDDSSRR; from the exons ATGGCGCTTCGCTCGCCGGAGCTGCGCTTCGCCGCCTCCACCGGGCTCGGCGCGCTCTCCCGGCCCAGCCGCCTCGCTCCTTCCCCCCTCGCCGCGCTCGCTTCCCCCCGCCGACGCCGCCGCGGCCCGTCCCCTTCCCCTTCTCCCTCGCCCTCCGACTCCAACCCCTCGACCGCCTCCGCCG GCGACGCGGACGGGCCGGAATGGAAGAAGGTCAGCGCAAAGCGGTTCGGGTACAAGGAGTCCATGATCCCCGATGAGGCATGGAACGTCCTCCACCAACTCCGTAGCAGAG GATATGATGTGTACTTGGTTGGTGGTTGTGTTCGAGATCTCATAATGAAGAAAATCCCAAAAGATTTTGACATAATAACAACAGCTGATCTTAGGCAG GTGAAAGACACCTTTGTAGGATCAGCTGTTATAGTAGGAAGGCGGTTTCCCATAGTTCATGTACATGACAATAATTCCATTGTTGAG GTGTCAAGTTTTAATACTTACGTTCGAGGGTCAACTGGCAATCAAATGCCCACTTCAAAGAGCCCACATTGTAGCAAGAACGATTATTTACGCTGGAAAAACTGCCAAGGGAGGGACTTCACTATTAATGG ATTAATGTTCAATCCATATTCAGAAAAGATCTACGACTACCTGGGAGGCATTGAAGATATTAAGAAAGCTAAG GTTCGTACTGTTATTCCCGCCGCCACTTCGTTCCATGAGGATTGTG CTCGTATTCTACGTGCAATCAGAATTGCAGCTCGATTAGGATTCAGCTTTCCCAAAGAAACAGCTTATTATGTGAGAAATCTTGCCTGTTCTGTGGCAAGACTTGACAAG GGAAGATTACTCATGGAGGTTAACTATATGCTTGCTTATGGTTCAGCTGAAGCTTCTTTAAGGTTGCTTTGGCGATTTGGTCTTCTTGAACATTTATTGCCCTTTCAG GCTGCATATTTTTCTTCAACTCTTTTTAAGAGGAAGGATAATGGGACTAACATGTTGCTG GTCCTATTTTCTAAGCTGGATAGTTTTCTTGCACCTAACAGGCCATGCCATAATAGTTTATG GATAAGCATTTTAGCGTTCCATGAGGCATTGGTGCGCAAACCACGGGATCCTTTGGTGGTGGCTACTTTTGCACTTGCTGTATACCTTGGAGGTGATCTGCCACTGGCAGTGGATATTGGACAATCAATCAACCGTCAACATGATGCTGGGTTTGCAGAGCTCTTGGAACCACGGATGCGGGGCAAAAAAGGGTTATTAGCTGAAGTAAAAGACCTTGCTATCTCAATGAGGCAGGCATTAACTGAAATGACTGACGAGTATTATGTTGCAAATGCTATGGCGAAAATCCCTCAAGCACCGTCCTCAGATCTT GTATTTATCCCACTACAAGCATACTTGAAGGTTCTCAAATTAATTGAGCGTGTTCAACATGGAAAAAAGGAGATTGGTTACGAACCAAAAAGCGATGGAAATATCGATTATCACAATTTAGCAAATGGTACACCTGCTGAAGTAAGAAATCTCTTCACGCTGGTTGTCTTTGACACGATATACCCCCCGAACCTGGAGAAAGAAGATGACAGCTCTAGAAGATGA